In Denitratisoma sp. DHT3, one DNA window encodes the following:
- a CDS encoding DUF86 domain-containing protein, giving the protein MSEHGNSSPREWRFYLDDMIGFSEKVLAYTEGLDQAAFVASGLNYDATIRNLELIGEAATRIPDVIRNENPQIPWRQIIATRNRLIHGYLGIDNDTLWSIIEHDTPALLPQLQALRAGC; this is encoded by the coding sequence ATGTCTGAACATGGAAACTCATCTCCAAGAGAATGGCGTTTCTATCTGGACGACATGATCGGTTTCTCTGAAAAGGTTCTCGCCTATACGGAAGGTCTGGATCAGGCAGCATTTGTGGCCAGCGGGCTGAATTACGATGCGACCATCCGGAACTTGGAACTCATCGGGGAAGCGGCGACCCGCATTCCGGACGTCATCAGGAATGAAAATCCGCAAATTCCCTGGCGACAAATCATTGCCACACGGAATCGCCTGATCCACGGCTATCTCGGCATCGACAACGACACCCTCTGGAGCATCATCGAGCACGACACGCCCGCATTGCTGCCGCAGCTCCAGGCACTGCGGGCGGGGTGTTGA
- a CDS encoding DUF2946 family protein, with protein MKRCPSPILAVVLALLLLCAQQGALAHLIGHLGTAPQVAVQQDESGHGAALALADVCTTCVALSALGGPPSADFQALTPALAANEAPGFVHVPAPTPPHLRPRARAPPTASAS; from the coding sequence ATGAAGCGTTGCCCTTCCCCGATCCTTGCCGTCGTCCTCGCCCTGCTGCTGCTTTGCGCGCAGCAGGGGGCCTTGGCGCACCTGATCGGGCACTTGGGCACTGCGCCGCAGGTAGCGGTGCAGCAGGACGAATCGGGGCACGGCGCCGCCCTGGCCCTGGCCGACGTCTGCACCACCTGCGTCGCCTTGTCGGCCCTGGGCGGACCGCCGTCCGCCGACTTCCAGGCGCTCACCCCGGCGTTGGCCGCGAACGAAGCTCCCGGCTTCGTCCATGTCCCCGCGCCCACTCCGCCCCACCTCCGCCCGCGCGCCCGCGCTCCACCCACCGCTTCTGCCAGCTGA
- a CDS encoding Uma2 family endonuclease, with protein MQIAEYTQVSEEEYLALEARSPVRHEYVCGEVYAMTGASLRHNVIALNIAALLRAHLRGTPCRAFVSDAKLRIAKAGAYYYPDVMVTCDPRHLTVGSDDQVVEAPRVVIEVLSTSTEAVDRREKLIAYRGIPSLQEYVLVAQDEARIEIHRRHGDIGWEIVTLVPGDPVELGSLEFASDFSAIYEETGLVMGGVAG; from the coding sequence ATGCAGATAGCCGAATACACCCAGGTCAGCGAAGAGGAATACCTGGCCCTCGAAGCGCGCAGCCCGGTGCGCCACGAATATGTCTGCGGCGAGGTCTATGCCATGACCGGCGCCTCGTTGCGGCACAACGTCATCGCACTGAATATCGCCGCGCTGCTGCGCGCCCATCTGCGCGGCACGCCCTGCCGGGCCTTCGTCTCCGACGCCAAGCTGCGCATCGCCAAGGCGGGCGCCTACTACTACCCCGACGTGATGGTCACTTGCGACCCGCGTCATCTCACGGTGGGCAGCGACGATCAGGTAGTCGAGGCGCCGCGGGTCGTGATCGAAGTGTTGTCCACCAGCACCGAGGCCGTGGACCGGCGCGAGAAGCTGATCGCCTATCGGGGCATTCCGTCCCTGCAGGAATACGTGCTGGTGGCCCAGGACGAAGCGAGAATCGAAATCCACCGCCGCCACGGCGATATCGGCTGGGAGATCGTCACCCTCGTTCCGGGCGACCCCGTGGAGCTCGGAAGCCTCGAATTCGCCAGCGATTTTTCGGCGATCTACGAAGAGACGGGGCTGGTCATGGGCGGCGTGGCCGGGTAG
- a CDS encoding TonB-dependent receptor: MSQLSVRRSRRSRPAASRLVFCFSALILAPAVRADQTTILEEVTVIAKRLDEFRNALSPKTGGSLYRFNADDVSSLPEGGNTAFNQVLLQAPGVVNDSYGQLHVRGDHGNLQYRINGVILPEGLSGFGQALDTRFAKRIDLMTGALPAQYGYRTAGVIEIETKSQFDSGGRIDYYGGSNGTANPSFEYGNSTGPLSYYITGSSFASDMGLENPTTARSATHNRTEQTKGFGYLSYVLDPTSRVSLMLSGYDGSFQIPANPGQDATANAAAYLGSTPAPDSAGLRDRQRETNRYAVLALQSSIGAGFDYQLSMFNRYSQVRFVPDGNDLLFTDVASRVMRSSDSFGLQADGSYRLNESHTVRMGLFANHEDVRSDNTATVFRVDAAGAYLPGTVPLTLIDNNSRNDNRLWGLYLQDEWRAGDRLTVNYGARFDQVNAFVTASQLSPRLGLVFKATPSTTLHAAYARYFTPPATELVSAATVARFLGTSGLPDQGNLRNDAVQVERSHYLDIGISHEVNARLTLSADLFLKRVSNLLDDGQFGNALIFTPFNYARGKIYGFELSAAYRSGNLSAYANLTRTVSLGRNIVSGQFNIDQATLDYAADHWVHTDHDQAYTASAGIAHQWRGTTLSANAIFGSGLRNGDFNTDRLPAYTQVNLGASRIWHSEALGTVETRLAVINLFDKVYAIRDGSGIGVFAPQYGPRRGVFIGLSKLF; this comes from the coding sequence ATGTCGCAGCTATCCGTGCGGCGTTCCCGGCGTTCGCGCCCGGCCGCCTCCCGTCTCGTTTTCTGTTTCTCCGCCCTGATCCTCGCGCCGGCCGTCCGGGCCGATCAGACCACCATTCTGGAAGAAGTCACCGTCATCGCCAAACGGCTGGACGAGTTCCGCAACGCCCTGTCCCCGAAGACCGGTGGCAGTCTTTACCGATTCAATGCGGACGACGTGTCGAGCCTGCCGGAAGGCGGCAATACCGCCTTCAACCAGGTGCTGCTGCAAGCCCCCGGCGTGGTCAATGATTCCTACGGTCAACTGCATGTGCGCGGCGACCACGGCAATCTCCAGTACCGCATCAACGGCGTGATCCTGCCCGAAGGACTGAGCGGCTTCGGGCAGGCGCTGGATACCCGCTTCGCCAAGCGCATCGACCTGATGACCGGCGCGTTGCCGGCCCAGTACGGCTACCGCACCGCCGGCGTGATCGAGATCGAAACCAAGAGCCAGTTCGACAGCGGCGGCCGCATCGACTACTACGGCGGCAGCAACGGAACGGCCAACCCCAGCTTCGAGTATGGCAACAGCACGGGCCCCCTGAGCTATTACATCACCGGGTCCAGCTTCGCCAGCGATATGGGCCTGGAGAACCCCACCACGGCCCGCTCGGCCACCCACAACCGCACCGAGCAGACAAAAGGCTTCGGCTACTTGTCCTATGTGCTCGACCCGACCAGCCGGGTCAGCCTGATGCTGAGCGGCTACGACGGCAGCTTCCAGATTCCCGCCAATCCCGGCCAGGACGCGACCGCCAATGCCGCCGCCTATCTGGGCTCGACGCCGGCGCCCGATTCCGCCGGGCTGCGCGACCGGCAGCGCGAAACCAACCGCTACGCGGTGCTGGCGTTGCAGAGTTCCATCGGCGCCGGCTTCGATTACCAGTTGTCCATGTTCAACCGCTACAGCCAGGTACGCTTCGTCCCCGACGGCAACGACCTGTTGTTCACCGACGTCGCCTCCAGGGTCATGCGCAGCAGCGACAGCTTCGGTCTCCAGGCCGACGGCAGCTATCGCTTGAACGAGTCGCACACGGTCCGCATGGGGCTGTTCGCCAACCACGAAGACGTCCGCAGCGACAACACGGCGACGGTGTTCCGGGTGGACGCCGCCGGCGCCTACCTGCCGGGCACGGTTCCGCTGACGCTGATCGACAACAACTCCAGGAACGACAACCGCTTGTGGGGGCTTTATCTGCAGGACGAATGGCGGGCCGGCGACCGCCTCACCGTCAACTACGGCGCCCGCTTCGACCAGGTGAATGCCTTCGTCACGGCCAGCCAGCTCAGCCCCCGCCTGGGCCTGGTGTTCAAGGCGACGCCGAGCACCACGCTGCACGCCGCCTACGCCCGCTACTTCACGCCCCCGGCGACGGAGCTGGTGAGCGCCGCCACGGTGGCCCGCTTCCTCGGCACCTCCGGCCTGCCCGACCAGGGCAACCTGCGCAACGACGCCGTGCAGGTGGAACGTTCCCACTACCTGGACATCGGCATCAGCCACGAAGTGAACGCGCGCCTGACCCTGAGCGCCGACCTGTTCCTCAAGCGCGTCAGCAACCTGCTCGACGACGGTCAGTTCGGCAATGCCCTGATCTTCACGCCCTTCAATTACGCGCGGGGCAAGATCTACGGTTTCGAGCTTTCGGCCGCCTATCGTTCCGGCAATCTCTCCGCCTACGCCAATCTGACCCGCACCGTCAGCCTGGGCAGGAACATCGTTTCGGGCCAGTTCAACATCGACCAGGCCACCCTGGACTATGCGGCCGATCACTGGGTCCATACCGATCACGACCAGGCGTATACCGCGTCGGCGGGCATTGCCCACCAATGGCGCGGCACGACGCTGTCGGCCAACGCGATTTTCGGCAGCGGCCTGCGCAACGGCGACTTCAACACCGACCGCCTGCCGGCCTATACGCAGGTCAACCTCGGCGCGTCGCGCATCTGGCACAGCGAGGCGCTGGGTACGGTCGAAACCCGGCTGGCGGTGATCAACCTGTTCGACAAGGTGTATGCGATCCGCGACGGCAGCGGCATCGGCGTCTTCGCCCCGCAGTACGGGCCGCGCCGGGGCGTGTTCATCGGCTTGAGCAAGCTGTTCTAG
- the hslU gene encoding ATP-dependent protease ATPase subunit HslU, with translation MTQMTPPEIVSELDKHIVGQGRAKRAVAIALRNRWRRAQVAEPLRQEITPKNILMIGPTGVGKTEIARRLARLANAPFIKIEATKFTEVGYVGRDVDTIIRDLVETAIKDGREKAMRQVRYRAMDAAEDRVLDVLLPPARSVGFGESAPAEDSATRQKFRKKLREGELNEKEIEIEVAAPSAQMEIFAPPGMEELTQQIQGMFQNIGGGKRRSRKMKIADALKALADEEAARLINDEEVKTAAVRNVEQNGIVFLDEIDKIAARSDVHGADVSRQGVQRDLLPLVEGTTVSTKYGMIKTDHILFIASGAFHLSKPSDLIPELQGRFPIRVELDSLSVDDFVRILTETDACLTRQYQALLETESVTLAFAPDGIRRMAEIAFQVNEKTENIGARRLYTVMEKLLEEVSFDAGCHGALSVTVDAAYVDSRLGELAKDEDLSRYVL, from the coding sequence ATGACCCAGATGACCCCGCCGGAGATCGTCTCCGAACTCGACAAGCACATCGTCGGCCAGGGCCGCGCCAAGCGCGCGGTGGCCATCGCGCTGCGCAACCGCTGGCGCCGGGCCCAGGTGGCCGAGCCGCTGCGCCAGGAGATCACGCCCAAGAACATTTTGATGATCGGCCCCACCGGCGTCGGCAAGACCGAGATCGCGCGCCGCCTGGCGCGGCTGGCGAACGCGCCCTTCATCAAGATCGAGGCCACCAAGTTCACCGAAGTGGGCTACGTCGGCCGCGACGTGGACACCATCATCCGCGACCTGGTGGAGACCGCGATCAAGGACGGCCGCGAGAAGGCCATGCGCCAGGTGCGCTACCGGGCCATGGACGCCGCCGAGGACCGCGTGCTGGACGTGCTGCTGCCGCCGGCCCGCTCGGTGGGCTTCGGCGAGTCCGCACCCGCCGAGGACAGCGCCACGCGGCAGAAATTCCGCAAGAAGCTGCGGGAGGGCGAACTGAACGAGAAGGAGATCGAGATCGAGGTCGCCGCCCCTTCGGCGCAGATGGAGATCTTCGCCCCGCCCGGCATGGAGGAACTGACCCAGCAGATCCAGGGCATGTTCCAGAACATCGGCGGCGGCAAGCGCCGCAGCCGCAAGATGAAGATCGCCGACGCCCTGAAGGCGCTGGCCGACGAGGAAGCGGCGCGCCTGATCAACGACGAGGAAGTGAAGACCGCCGCCGTGCGCAACGTGGAGCAGAACGGCATCGTCTTCCTGGACGAGATCGACAAGATCGCCGCCCGCTCCGACGTCCACGGCGCCGACGTCTCGCGCCAGGGTGTGCAGCGCGACCTGCTGCCGCTGGTGGAGGGCACGACGGTGTCCACCAAGTACGGCATGATCAAGACCGACCATATCCTGTTCATCGCCAGCGGCGCCTTCCACCTGTCCAAGCCCTCGGACCTGATTCCCGAACTGCAGGGCCGCTTTCCGATCCGGGTGGAACTGGACTCCCTCTCCGTCGACGATTTCGTGCGCATCCTGACCGAGACCGATGCCTGCCTCACGCGCCAGTACCAGGCCCTGCTCGAAACCGAGTCGGTCACCCTGGCATTCGCGCCGGACGGCATCCGCCGCATGGCGGAGATCGCCTTCCAGGTGAATGAGAAGACCGAGAACATCGGCGCGCGCAGGCTGTACACGGTGATGGAAAAACTGCTCGAGGAGGTCTCCTTCGACGCCGGCTGCCACGGCGCGCTGAGCGTCACCGTGGACGCCGCCTACGTGGACAGCCGCCTGGGCGAACTGGCGAAGGACGAGGACTTGTCGCGCTACGTGCTCTAA
- the hslV gene encoding ATP-dependent protease subunit HslV, whose product MEQYHGTTILSVRRGSRVALGGDGQVTLGNIVVKASARKVRRLYNEKILAGFAGGTADAFTLFERFEAKLEKHQGNLVRSAVELAKDWRTDRMLRRLEAMLAVADRESSLIITGNGDVLEPELGIVAIGSGGPYAQSAARALLENTELTPAEIVKKSLAIAGDLCIYTNQNHLIETLE is encoded by the coding sequence ATGGAGCAGTATCACGGCACCACCATCCTTTCCGTGCGCCGCGGCAGCCGCGTCGCATTGGGCGGCGACGGCCAGGTCACGCTGGGCAACATCGTCGTCAAGGCCAGCGCCCGCAAGGTGCGGCGCCTCTACAACGAGAAAATCCTCGCCGGTTTCGCCGGCGGCACGGCGGACGCCTTCACCCTGTTCGAACGCTTCGAGGCCAAGCTGGAGAAACACCAGGGCAACCTGGTGCGCAGCGCGGTGGAACTGGCCAAGGACTGGCGCACCGACCGCATGCTGCGCCGCCTGGAGGCGATGCTGGCGGTGGCCGACCGTGAAAGCTCGCTGATCATCACCGGCAACGGCGACGTGCTGGAGCCAGAGCTGGGCATCGTCGCCATCGGCAGCGGCGGCCCCTACGCCCAGTCCGCCGCCCGCGCGCTGCTGGAGAACACCGAGCTGACGCCCGCCGAGATCGTCAAGAAGTCGCTGGCCATCGCCGGCGACCTGTGCATCTACACCAACCAGAACCACCTGATCGAGACCCTGGAATGA
- a CDS encoding MaoC family dehydratase, with product MNPSSFLLHADYPEALSGETTPRSVGAHDIVTFGCLTGDYNRFHMDDHYGASLPYGSRIAHGLLSASLALGGLAQDAPLAVGRRHGGAYLSHFEVNYRQPVFPGDTLRTRWSLAKQADAGEAFAPVRTGFDVLNHKDQVVSDGHLLLQLPTATAVRHAPPPGPAAWPGAYFDPEPGRVYFLEDFQPGSHAGETEGRTLTEADVIHYGGFTGDNGGHAGDAEFARQGLFGARIVQPLLAFEIGFALWLKDWCRMGTPDSGLAGHLCDRWTFHAPFRIGDTLRCRYRTLSARASNSRPEMGLLICGLQMINQRDEVNLAAEVVMMYPARKV from the coding sequence ATGAACCCGTCTTCTTTCCTGCTGCATGCCGACTACCCCGAGGCGCTGAGCGGCGAGACCACGCCGCGCAGCGTCGGTGCACATGACATCGTCACCTTCGGTTGCCTCACCGGCGACTACAACCGCTTCCACATGGACGACCATTACGGCGCCAGCCTGCCGTACGGCAGCCGCATCGCCCACGGCCTGCTCTCGGCCAGCCTGGCGCTCGGCGGGCTGGCCCAGGATGCTCCCCTCGCCGTGGGCCGGCGCCATGGCGGCGCCTATCTGTCCCATTTCGAAGTGAATTACCGGCAGCCGGTGTTTCCCGGCGATACCCTGCGCACCCGCTGGTCCCTGGCGAAGCAGGCCGACGCGGGCGAGGCCTTCGCGCCGGTGCGGACCGGCTTCGACGTGCTCAACCACAAGGACCAGGTGGTCAGTGACGGCCATCTGCTGCTGCAGCTGCCCACCGCCACGGCCGTCCGTCACGCCCCGCCACCGGGTCCCGCGGCCTGGCCCGGGGCGTACTTCGATCCGGAGCCCGGCCGGGTGTACTTCCTGGAGGATTTCCAGCCCGGCAGCCACGCCGGTGAAACCGAGGGCCGCACCCTGACGGAAGCCGACGTGATCCACTACGGCGGCTTCACCGGCGACAACGGCGGTCACGCCGGCGATGCCGAATTCGCCCGCCAGGGCCTGTTCGGCGCGCGCATCGTGCAGCCCCTGCTGGCCTTCGAGATCGGTTTCGCGCTCTGGCTCAAGGACTGGTGCCGCATGGGCACCCCCGACAGCGGCCTGGCCGGCCACCTCTGCGACCGCTGGACTTTCCACGCGCCCTTCCGCATCGGCGACACCTTGCGCTGCCGTTACCGCACCCTTTCGGCACGCGCTTCGAACAGCCGGCCCGAAATGGGGCTGTTGATCTGCGGCCTGCAAATGATCAACCAGCGCGACGAGGTCAACCTGGCAGCGGAGGTGGTCATGATGTACCCTGCCCGCAAAGTCTGA
- a CDS encoding AEC family transporter, giving the protein MDLSLRILAILFPMFALVGTGYFYGRRHESDMSVANRLNMDVFITALVFSALANKSFDLANYGGLALAMVIMILGSGAVGWAVARMTGIRPLTLSPTLMFNNSVNLGVPLAVLTFGPDVLPLAVVLFVVSTTLHFSLGVWLLDHHAKLGNLWMKPVVLATVAGLAVGSLGVPLWEPLALSVKMLGDISIPLALFSLGVRLTDGALHGWRVGLVGAVARPLAGMALAWAAARGLGLNAQQSKLMLLYGALPPAVMNYVFAERYHQEPDKVASIVLVGNLASVVFLPIALALVL; this is encoded by the coding sequence ATGGACCTGTCTCTCCGCATCCTTGCCATCCTCTTCCCCATGTTCGCGCTGGTGGGGACCGGCTATTTCTACGGCCGGCGCCACGAGTCCGACATGTCGGTGGCGAACCGGCTCAACATGGACGTGTTCATCACCGCGCTGGTGTTCTCGGCCCTGGCCAACAAGTCGTTCGACCTGGCCAATTACGGCGGCCTGGCGCTGGCGATGGTGATCATGATCCTCGGCTCCGGCGCCGTGGGCTGGGCCGTCGCCCGTATGACGGGCATCCGTCCGCTGACGCTGTCGCCGACCCTGATGTTCAACAACAGCGTGAACCTGGGCGTGCCGCTGGCGGTGCTGACCTTCGGCCCCGACGTGCTGCCGCTGGCGGTGGTGCTGTTCGTGGTGTCCACGACGCTGCACTTTTCCCTCGGCGTGTGGCTGCTCGACCACCACGCCAAGCTCGGCAACCTCTGGATGAAGCCGGTGGTGCTCGCCACCGTGGCCGGCCTGGCGGTGGGTTCGCTGGGCGTGCCGCTGTGGGAGCCCCTGGCGCTGTCGGTCAAGATGCTGGGCGACATCTCGATCCCGCTGGCGCTGTTCAGCCTGGGCGTGCGCCTCACCGACGGTGCGCTGCACGGCTGGCGCGTCGGCCTGGTGGGCGCCGTCGCCCGGCCCCTGGCCGGCATGGCGCTGGCCTGGGCCGCCGCGCGCGGCCTCGGGCTCAACGCGCAGCAAAGCAAGCTGATGCTGCTCTACGGCGCGCTGCCGCCGGCGGTGATGAACTACGTCTTCGCCGAGCGCTACCACCAGGAGCCGGACAAGGTGGCCTCCATCGTCCTGGTGGGCAACCTGGCCTCGGTGGTGTTCCTGCCGATCGCGCTGGCGCTGGTGCTGTAG
- a CDS encoding dienelactone hydrolase family protein yields the protein MKLRRPLAALLLAVLPAIATLATQAAEPTAAPTLPTLPTLPTLPAFPTLPAATRLTETSAGDIYFETRTPYDFDILVSQGARLPTHRGMGRLFLPAGASARQPVPAVVLVHGSGGISPGREMEYGALLAADGYAALVIDYYRPRGMTETTPYLTKTLGVTEFDATADAYAGLRALSSHPAIDPKRIAVAGFSYGGMAVRIALDARVRAALAPDLPPFAAHVDYYGPCFQDFHVQHTTGAPLLSLRGGEDASNDLAACATREAQLRQAGSEVSSVIYARAGHAWENRAPRGPNKYPYLAGCTLDYDGAGFPSVNGTTLIPPGTAPDRQRRFQLRMVSGGTMGACVKTGYIVGRDDATRVQSDYQLLRFLRQTLN from the coding sequence ATGAAGCTGCGCCGTCCGCTTGCCGCCTTGCTGCTCGCCGTCCTTCCGGCCATCGCCACACTGGCCACCCAGGCCGCCGAGCCGACGGCGGCGCCGACCCTGCCGACCCTGCCGACCCTGCCGACCCTGCCGGCCTTTCCGACGCTGCCCGCCGCCACCCGGTTGACGGAAACCAGCGCCGGCGACATCTACTTCGAGACCCGCACGCCCTACGACTTCGACATCCTGGTCAGCCAGGGCGCCCGGCTGCCGACCCACCGCGGCATGGGCCGCTTGTTCCTGCCCGCCGGCGCCAGCGCCAGGCAGCCGGTGCCGGCGGTGGTGCTGGTTCATGGCAGCGGCGGCATCTCGCCGGGGCGGGAGATGGAATACGGCGCGCTCCTGGCCGCCGACGGCTATGCCGCGCTGGTGATCGACTACTACCGGCCCCGGGGGATGACGGAGACCACGCCCTACCTGACCAAGACCCTGGGCGTGACCGAGTTCGACGCCACCGCCGACGCCTACGCCGGCCTGCGCGCCTTGAGCAGCCATCCGGCGATCGACCCCAAGCGCATCGCCGTGGCGGGCTTCTCCTACGGCGGCATGGCGGTGCGCATCGCCCTGGACGCGCGGGTGCGCGCCGCCCTGGCGCCCGATCTGCCGCCCTTCGCCGCCCACGTGGATTACTACGGCCCGTGTTTCCAGGACTTCCACGTCCAGCACACCACCGGCGCCCCCCTTCTGTCGCTGCGCGGCGGCGAGGATGCCTCCAACGATCTGGCGGCCTGCGCCACCCGCGAGGCCCAGTTGCGCCAGGCGGGCTCGGAGGTCAGCTCGGTGATCTACGCCCGCGCCGGCCATGCCTGGGAAAACCGCGCACCGCGGGGTCCCAACAAGTATCCCTACCTGGCCGGCTGCACGCTCGACTACGACGGCGCGGGCTTCCCCTCGGTGAACGGCACGACCCTGATCCCGCCCGGCACGGCGCCGGACCGCCAGCGGCGCTTCCAGTTGCGCATGGTCAGCGGTGGTACGATGGGCGCCTGCGTCAAGACCGGCTACATCGTCGGCCGCGACGACGCCACCCGCGTCCAGTCGGACTACCAGTTGCTGCGCTTCCTGCGCCAGACGCTGAATTGA
- a CDS encoding nucleotidyltransferase family protein, with protein MDKAQTMQALTRHKPVLAQRFGVVGLALFGSTARDSAKEQSDVDILVTFDGPATSERYFGVQFYLEDLLGKPVDLVTDKALRLELRPFVEREAIHV; from the coding sequence ATGGACAAAGCTCAGACCATGCAAGCACTGACCCGGCACAAACCGGTGTTGGCGCAACGTTTCGGCGTTGTCGGCTTGGCGTTGTTCGGGTCCACCGCGCGTGACTCCGCCAAAGAGCAAAGCGATGTCGACATCCTGGTCACGTTCGACGGTCCGGCCACCTCCGAACGCTATTTTGGCGTCCAGTTCTATCTTGAGGACCTGCTGGGAAAACCAGTGGATCTCGTCACGGACAAGGCGCTGCGCCTGGAATTGCGGCCATTTGTCGAGCGCGAGGCCATTCATGTCTGA
- a CDS encoding RNA methyltransferase: protein MRLEHLRQRLRDLGAKPCHEQTLLRAWLQRLPLEGGASRSAPTLPAPLRQALPAIEADLGALVRLRSEHPGNDGSARLLLDLADGQTVESVLLPRDGLCVSTQVGCAVGCVFCMTGRDGLLRQLGSAEIVAQVVLARSRRPVRKVVFMGMGEPAHNMDNVLEAIESLGHEGGIGHKNLVFSTVGDRRVFERLPQGVVKPALALSLHTTRAELRERLLPKAPRIAPEELVALADDYARRTGYPVQYQWTLLEGINDGDEEVEGIVRLLGGRYGMLNLIPYNRNEGLEFQRPDWERAADMARRLHRRGILTKLRNSAGQDVEGGCGQLRARVATKPRVEVVAVAPL from the coding sequence ATGCGTCTCGAACATCTGCGCCAGCGCCTGCGGGACCTGGGCGCCAAGCCCTGCCACGAACAGACGCTGCTCCGCGCCTGGCTGCAACGCCTGCCCCTGGAGGGCGGCGCCAGCCGCTCCGCGCCGACCCTGCCCGCGCCGCTGCGGCAGGCGCTGCCCGCCATCGAGGCGGATCTCGGCGCCCTGGTGCGGCTGCGCTCGGAACACCCCGGCAACGACGGCTCCGCCCGGCTGCTGCTCGACCTGGCCGACGGCCAGACCGTGGAGAGCGTGCTGCTGCCGCGCGACGGCCTGTGCGTCTCCACCCAGGTCGGCTGCGCGGTGGGCTGCGTGTTCTGCATGACCGGGCGCGACGGCCTGCTGCGCCAGTTGGGCAGCGCCGAGATCGTCGCCCAGGTGGTGCTGGCGCGCAGCCGTCGCCCGGTGAGGAAAGTGGTGTTCATGGGCATGGGCGAGCCGGCCCACAACATGGACAACGTGCTGGAAGCCATCGAGTCGCTGGGCCACGAGGGCGGAATCGGCCACAAGAACCTGGTCTTCTCCACCGTCGGCGACCGGCGCGTGTTCGAGCGTCTGCCGCAGGGCGTCGTCAAGCCGGCATTGGCGCTGTCGCTGCACACCACCCGCGCCGAACTGCGGGAGCGCCTGCTGCCCAAGGCGCCGCGCATCGCCCCCGAGGAACTGGTGGCGCTGGCCGACGACTACGCCCGCCGCACCGGCTATCCGGTCCAGTATCAATGGACGCTGCTGGAGGGCATCAACGACGGCGACGAGGAAGTGGAGGGCATCGTCCGCCTGCTGGGCGGCAGGTACGGGATGCTGAACCTGATCCCCTACAACCGCAACGAGGGCCTCGAATTCCAGCGCCCCGACTGGGAGCGGGCCGCCGACATGGCGCGGCGCCTGCACCGGCGCGGTATCCTGACCAAATTGCGCAATTCGGCGGGGCAGGACGTGGAGGGTGGCTGCGGCCAGCTGCGGGCGCGCGTTGCCACCAAGCCGCGGGTCGAGGTCGTCGCCGTCGCGCCGCTCTGA